One segment of Rubripirellula amarantea DNA contains the following:
- the ybeY gene encoding rRNA maturation RNase YbeY, whose translation MTDLSPEDPPLPDESDPSSATPLAIEITIDPQVSAPINQGQLRRVITAAVKRGGFHCGEIGLRITNDPTIQELNARHLDHDYPTDVISFGYSAEPPTIEGEMVVSVDTARVRAQELGWSIDNELCLYVAHGSLHIIGMDDHDPIERAAMRAAESEIMKELGIVEIERFGADVESLSREPSA comes from the coding sequence GTGACTGATCTCAGCCCCGAAGACCCTCCTTTACCGGATGAGTCTGACCCAAGCTCAGCTACCCCACTTGCCATCGAAATCACGATTGATCCGCAAGTATCTGCGCCGATCAATCAAGGCCAACTCCGCCGAGTCATCACGGCAGCAGTCAAGCGAGGCGGATTTCATTGCGGTGAGATTGGGTTGCGGATCACGAACGATCCCACCATTCAAGAACTTAACGCTCGCCATCTCGATCACGACTATCCCACCGATGTGATTAGCTTTGGTTATTCTGCTGAACCGCCGACCATCGAAGGTGAAATGGTCGTCAGCGTCGACACCGCTCGGGTGCGAGCACAAGAGTTAGGTTGGTCGATCGACAACGAACTGTGCTTGTACGTTGCTCATGGCTCGTTGCACATCATTGGCATGGATGACCATGACCCGATCGAGCGTGCCGCCATGCGAGCCGCCGAATCGGAAATCATGAAGGAACTAGGGATCGTTGAGATCGAACGTTTCGGTGCCGACGTTGAATCGCTCTCACGGGAGCCCTCGGCGTGA
- a CDS encoding outer membrane protein assembly factor BamB family protein, which yields MTVPFTMRCGAQGPFSPLMGTQSGRFIEAPRGIEQKLSDAKDSLDQGRWGDGVVQLGDLLARANTNNDDGDLAGQDFFLAIDEITDGTAVSNSLLRQARKMIGELSVDAMEIYELRYGAIARKMLTEAAAQRDWQKVSEVRRRYFHTHPGYEASWLLAQREFYLGRPLAASLLLDEVATQPRAIRHLGNHAFTLHAIACLRSGRPLPSTGPVVGQSISIPGKEDLTITIESDDQFTNWLNEHCSIAIDYDPSIPGDHAMFGGSPDRNGTDAGQMPLTNLRWRLPTTATPLQDQMVNALSDELASTSKLPPPSWTPLKVGNQLLMKTTERLVGVDYRTGKRVWTYPWQASFETLDDDETSLDQLAGEDNRAEELRQRIWNDVPYGQVTSDGERAFMLTDLAEVSPMSLSPLMNMRGTRPADTRTNTLVALEMATEGKLLWRLGQQGDQASPYADAFFLGPPLPLEGLLYVLVEIAGDINLCCLEPTTGSEVWRQHLVAVESGGIDLDPIRRVSGAMPTYHSGVLICPTGAGTVVAIDLADRMLRWGASFERSSEATRVHTRGRGFSSASLMQRWDNGVAVTKDTTVLVTPPESEHLFAFDLMDGSLKFPPKDRINMRYLAGIRDNKFYVVGADRVRAYDLDSGAPAWTSERDMLSAGQQINGRGLFGNDDYLLPTTTNQLIRLSLADGSVLQRRSTKYPLGNMIAVDGEVIVQGPDSLSVAFGEASLEPVVNRMLSEDPDNFEALVRKSELLIQRGQRIEAMDYLQRARVMQPANDEVLMLSVSAMLGVLRDDPSEGEKFVDELTQLIDQPAQAIELLSLRAQAAMKQGDPEVASERLIELSFLLLDEKSSHTIAQDVISDPTRFCSLDAWVAARMSEVHELADRQQKQRIRDRIDAACSAKLDSSVSQLRQLSHQFEGWHGIGPVKRELIRRHRENEEYLAIERLLIGSRVSPILDAESFTPDELVELCSNYADAMMYQDAAAILEQLSQIEGLEPNQIERLDEITKLTNAVNGEYEWPAPVTLKWPSTRSPAAARFMSTSTHKTATLSGLTFDGWRLVTEPNAQLAIRDSSGGSHPLAINGAMQNDSDYKEANISGGLMMITMASQLMCIDLAHVEKNDGEGIMWTKGLTGDGSPLAQSRRSTTPFGDEVVRYNINASTPSKVISEFTVGPILGDRIAVLQGGDLYVIDLMTSETIWRNSTAPKGGNVVCKGNQIAVVSESSREIAIFDLRDGRLIEKKPWTQGFIWESAGPYVLAYSATDPSRKTHNIRLVDPFNDAVVLEQESLSVNRRSTVAPSAYGDVSDGRYLGWMQSDGQALIWDLVTGKEISRPETPVIEDLQGIKTLRLDGQLLLLPRRKFDRTPTPGKTETVTNGGAQHQTMHAAIAVDLQDGSVRWTREFDEPWGCTLTQPADTPLMLLTRSPVSSSISTRVRKKWLDLLAIDVQDGKDAVSRFEKPIHVGNNALETRIVVQGALNRMIANIGTDEVVHFRFGPLPPGETTGEEGELSEDELSEDDDMVEDLFE from the coding sequence GTGACAGTGCCTTTCACGATGAGGTGTGGTGCTCAGGGGCCATTCAGTCCATTGATGGGCACTCAATCGGGCCGGTTCATCGAAGCACCTCGCGGAATTGAACAGAAGCTAAGCGACGCTAAAGACTCGCTTGATCAGGGACGTTGGGGTGATGGCGTTGTTCAGCTTGGCGACCTACTTGCTCGTGCAAATACGAACAACGATGACGGTGATCTGGCTGGCCAGGATTTCTTTCTCGCGATTGACGAGATTACCGATGGGACGGCTGTGTCGAACAGTTTGCTGCGTCAAGCAAGAAAGATGATCGGTGAACTTTCCGTTGATGCGATGGAAATTTACGAACTGCGATATGGCGCGATCGCTCGTAAGATGCTCACCGAAGCGGCTGCTCAACGAGACTGGCAAAAAGTATCAGAGGTGCGACGACGGTACTTTCATACCCACCCAGGATATGAAGCATCCTGGTTGTTAGCCCAACGTGAGTTTTATTTGGGGCGGCCCTTGGCTGCCTCGTTATTGCTGGATGAAGTCGCTACGCAACCGCGTGCGATCAGGCACCTCGGCAATCACGCGTTTACGTTGCATGCGATTGCCTGCTTACGCTCGGGTCGCCCGCTGCCATCGACCGGGCCGGTAGTCGGTCAATCGATTTCGATTCCTGGCAAGGAAGATCTGACGATCACGATAGAGTCAGACGATCAGTTCACCAATTGGCTCAATGAACACTGTTCTATTGCGATCGACTACGATCCTTCCATCCCGGGCGACCATGCGATGTTTGGCGGATCGCCGGATCGCAACGGCACAGATGCTGGCCAAATGCCTCTCACGAATTTGCGTTGGCGTTTGCCAACCACCGCTACGCCGCTTCAAGACCAGATGGTCAACGCACTTTCGGATGAACTTGCTTCAACGAGCAAGCTACCACCGCCGAGTTGGACACCATTGAAGGTCGGCAATCAATTGTTGATGAAAACGACGGAACGTTTGGTCGGTGTGGACTATCGCACTGGCAAACGAGTTTGGACTTATCCCTGGCAAGCTAGTTTCGAAACGCTCGACGACGACGAAACATCTTTGGATCAATTAGCTGGCGAGGACAATCGCGCTGAGGAACTGCGACAACGCATTTGGAACGACGTACCATACGGTCAAGTCACCAGTGACGGAGAGCGCGCCTTTATGTTGACTGACCTCGCGGAAGTCAGCCCGATGTCGCTGAGTCCCTTAATGAACATGCGTGGCACGCGTCCTGCCGATACTCGCACCAATACATTGGTCGCCTTAGAAATGGCAACCGAAGGAAAGCTTCTGTGGCGACTCGGGCAACAAGGGGATCAAGCCTCGCCCTATGCTGACGCGTTCTTTTTGGGACCGCCGTTGCCACTGGAAGGCTTATTGTACGTTTTGGTCGAGATTGCGGGCGACATCAACCTATGTTGTCTTGAACCAACCACAGGTAGCGAGGTGTGGCGACAACATTTGGTGGCGGTCGAATCGGGCGGCATCGACCTGGATCCGATTCGCCGTGTCAGCGGCGCTATGCCAACCTATCACTCGGGTGTTTTGATCTGTCCGACCGGCGCGGGTACTGTTGTGGCGATCGATCTAGCTGACCGCATGCTGCGTTGGGGTGCCTCCTTTGAACGCAGTTCCGAGGCCACACGGGTGCACACGCGAGGACGCGGGTTCAGTTCGGCTTCGTTGATGCAGCGTTGGGACAATGGAGTTGCCGTCACGAAAGACACAACGGTGTTGGTTACTCCGCCGGAATCAGAGCACCTGTTCGCGTTTGATTTGATGGATGGCAGCTTAAAGTTCCCACCGAAAGATCGCATCAACATGCGGTACTTGGCTGGCATCCGCGACAACAAGTTCTATGTCGTCGGCGCCGATCGAGTTCGTGCATACGACTTGGACTCAGGCGCTCCCGCATGGACGAGTGAACGAGACATGCTATCGGCAGGGCAACAGATCAACGGGCGAGGTTTGTTTGGCAACGATGACTACTTACTTCCTACGACGACGAATCAGTTGATCCGTTTGTCCTTGGCTGATGGTAGCGTCCTGCAACGTCGAAGCACAAAGTACCCGCTCGGTAACATGATCGCGGTTGACGGCGAAGTGATTGTTCAAGGCCCCGACAGCCTATCGGTTGCGTTTGGCGAAGCATCGCTCGAGCCAGTCGTTAATCGAATGTTAAGTGAAGACCCCGATAACTTTGAGGCGCTTGTTCGAAAGTCGGAACTCTTGATCCAACGCGGCCAGCGAATTGAAGCCATGGATTACTTGCAACGAGCCAGGGTGATGCAACCGGCTAACGATGAAGTATTGATGCTAAGCGTCTCTGCAATGCTGGGCGTACTGCGTGACGACCCGTCGGAAGGCGAGAAGTTTGTGGATGAGCTGACTCAGCTAATTGACCAACCGGCCCAGGCGATTGAACTATTGTCGCTTCGAGCTCAAGCAGCGATGAAGCAAGGGGACCCGGAAGTTGCGTCAGAGCGTCTGATCGAATTGTCTTTCTTGCTGCTTGACGAAAAATCCTCTCACACCATCGCACAAGATGTTATCAGTGACCCGACTCGTTTTTGCTCTCTCGACGCCTGGGTAGCCGCTCGAATGAGTGAAGTGCATGAATTGGCGGACAGACAGCAGAAACAGCGAATTCGAGATCGTATCGACGCCGCTTGCTCGGCGAAGCTGGACAGTTCGGTTTCGCAGCTCCGACAGCTATCACACCAATTTGAAGGTTGGCATGGCATCGGACCGGTTAAACGCGAATTGATTCGACGCCATCGTGAGAACGAAGAATACTTAGCCATCGAAAGACTATTGATTGGCTCGCGAGTGTCACCAATTCTTGACGCGGAAAGTTTCACGCCTGACGAACTTGTCGAACTGTGCAGCAACTATGCAGACGCGATGATGTACCAAGATGCTGCTGCGATTCTGGAACAACTCAGTCAGATTGAAGGTCTTGAGCCAAACCAAATAGAGCGTTTGGATGAAATCACAAAACTGACCAATGCAGTGAACGGCGAATACGAGTGGCCGGCGCCGGTAACGCTGAAATGGCCGAGCACTCGATCGCCCGCCGCGGCTCGGTTCATGTCTACGTCTACCCATAAGACCGCTACCTTATCCGGCCTGACCTTTGACGGATGGCGTTTGGTCACCGAACCGAATGCCCAACTAGCCATTCGTGATTCAAGCGGAGGATCGCATCCGCTTGCCATCAACGGGGCCATGCAAAATGACAGCGATTACAAAGAGGCAAACATCAGTGGTGGCTTGATGATGATCACGATGGCCAGCCAATTGATGTGCATCGATTTGGCTCATGTTGAAAAGAACGATGGCGAAGGGATCATGTGGACTAAGGGCCTGACCGGCGACGGAAGTCCACTTGCCCAGTCGCGGCGAAGCACAACGCCGTTCGGGGATGAAGTGGTTCGCTACAACATCAACGCATCGACCCCTTCGAAGGTTATCTCGGAGTTTACCGTGGGGCCAATTCTTGGGGATCGAATTGCTGTTTTGCAGGGCGGCGATCTGTATGTGATTGACTTGATGACCAGCGAGACAATCTGGCGTAATTCGACGGCACCCAAGGGTGGCAATGTCGTTTGCAAAGGGAACCAAATCGCGGTCGTATCCGAGTCTTCTAGGGAAATTGCCATCTTCGATCTTCGCGATGGCCGTTTGATAGAAAAGAAACCCTGGACACAAGGCTTCATATGGGAATCGGCCGGACCATACGTGTTGGCGTACTCCGCAACCGATCCAAGTCGCAAGACACACAACATCCGCTTGGTCGATCCGTTTAACGATGCCGTCGTTCTCGAACAAGAATCACTGAGCGTGAATCGTCGCAGCACCGTCGCTCCCTCGGCTTATGGCGATGTCAGCGATGGTCGCTACCTTGGTTGGATGCAAAGTGACGGCCAAGCGTTGATTTGGGACTTAGTCACCGGCAAAGAGATATCGCGTCCCGAGACTCCAGTCATTGAAGACTTGCAGGGGATAAAGACGCTGCGATTAGACGGCCAGTTGTTGTTGTTGCCTCGTCGTAAATTTGACCGCACGCCGACACCTGGAAAGACGGAAACGGTTACTAATGGCGGTGCTCAACATCAAACGATGCATGCGGCGATCGCGGTCGATCTTCAAGACGGCAGCGTGCGTTGGACTCGCGAATTTGACGAACCTTGGGGATGCACGCTGACGCAACCCGCTGACACTCCCTTGATGTTGCTGACGCGCAGTCCGGTTTCTTCGTCCATTTCAACAAGAGTCCGCAAGAAGTGGTTAGACCTGCTCGCAATTGATGTCCAAGATGGCAAGGATGCGGTGAGTCGTTTTGAGAAACCGATTCATGTGGGCAACAACGCGTTAGAAACAAGAATCGTAGTCCAAGGTGCGTTGAACCGGATGATCGCGAACATCGGTACGGACGAGGTGGTGCACTTCCGCTTCGGCCCGCTTCCTCCTGGCGAAACTACGGGCGAGGAAGGTGAACTCAGTGAAGACGAACTCAGTGAAGATGACGACATGGTCGAAGACCTGTTCGAGTGA
- a CDS encoding PhoH family protein, protein MTETTLSINDPSEILALFGPRDQHLRKLRRLFDVRITQRDGHIRISGDDEPVQRATRTLEKLRHLSRKQGELSAGDVEQAASEEGGIAAESKVASVTVSNGKAEEINIQHAGRRIKPRTPGQAKYVDAIRAYDLTFALGPAGTGKTYLAVAMAVEALRAGDVRKIVLVRPAVEAGESLGFLPGDLRAKLNPYLRPLMDALAEMVDYDQARGFMEQDVIEVIPLAYMRGRTLNDAFIILDEAQNTTVAQMKMFLTRMGERSKMVVSGDATQLDLPRGVTSGLHDAVNRLNKIDSIGMVRLHASDIVRHKLVQLIVAAYDGEDSRESRSPAFRSHSEDFVSPSKQSRDEDH, encoded by the coding sequence ATGACCGAAACCACGCTTTCGATCAACGATCCCAGCGAAATATTGGCGCTCTTTGGGCCACGCGATCAACACCTGCGAAAACTACGGCGGCTATTTGACGTTCGTATCACTCAGCGTGACGGCCATATCCGGATCTCGGGTGACGACGAACCTGTCCAGCGGGCAACGCGAACGCTAGAGAAGCTTCGTCATCTCTCGCGTAAGCAGGGCGAACTTAGCGCTGGTGATGTTGAACAAGCCGCTTCCGAAGAAGGCGGCATTGCTGCTGAGTCCAAAGTGGCGTCAGTGACGGTTAGCAATGGCAAGGCCGAAGAAATCAACATTCAGCATGCAGGTCGGCGCATCAAACCGCGAACGCCTGGTCAAGCAAAATACGTCGACGCCATTCGCGCCTATGACCTGACTTTCGCACTTGGTCCCGCCGGTACGGGCAAGACTTACCTTGCCGTCGCGATGGCTGTGGAAGCGTTGCGGGCGGGTGATGTTCGAAAGATCGTTCTCGTTCGACCGGCTGTGGAAGCAGGCGAAAGTCTGGGCTTCTTACCGGGTGACCTGCGTGCGAAACTTAATCCTTACCTGCGGCCATTGATGGACGCCCTTGCCGAAATGGTCGACTACGACCAGGCTCGTGGGTTCATGGAACAGGATGTCATTGAGGTCATTCCGTTGGCCTACATGCGAGGTCGAACGCTTAATGACGCGTTCATCATTTTGGATGAAGCTCAAAATACCACCGTCGCGCAAATGAAGATGTTTTTGACTCGAATGGGCGAACGCAGCAAGATGGTCGTCAGCGGCGATGCGACTCAGTTAGACTTGCCACGTGGCGTCACCAGCGGCCTGCATGATGCGGTCAACCGCTTGAATAAAATCGATTCGATCGGCATGGTCCGGCTACACGCCTCGGACATCGTGCGTCACAAGTTGGTGCAACTGATTGTTGCGGCCTACGATGGCGAAGATTCTCGAGAAAGCCGGTCCCCGGCGTTTCGTTCCCATAGTGAAGATTTCGTTTCCCCTTCCAAGCAATCTCGCGACGAGGACCACTAA
- a CDS encoding HD family phosphohydrolase, producing MSGTTKPRNKQERIDSLGIQKPRLVQWWQDADKADVLSRIGIAVTAAIALLVLCQTWAPQFAYRLGAIPARDLVSRVTFDVPNLEETKALQNTKRREVLAFYRNRSEPIKQIKAALKDQLFKVLGAPSFDQMTEEERLAFAQFYEGDEADDADSPAKRFSVLKSVLAEDPELKKLQDALRVAMEENERKGLLQALQHQQEQGRQDMIRVYEAHTPDESLPVETSDVRIAQASIEFVKRLREQFRTRYPEEGGQKVAEMISSWIVQRLPEYPTLQYDDEKSEKARQAAADAVDPVMTAYRHGESQLAEAGVPLTNVEIGLLKREWSELIGQMRWTDKLSRMAAYGGMIAALYLLCASYIFFVDDRSLLLSRWKLAKLLIVVVSAISLGYWVSGDRWRAELIPLVMASILMSVVYGRELALLLMAAACLSLTLFLGLDLAELVMMAAACTSCILLLGRIRTRTHLLYVGGVSAVITLFTVIGVGIVTGQTLSAGAPGPDIEPVYRGPIFDMVVWGLVREAFRAGGFILISAAAMTPLLPLVEKGFGVQTDLSLLELGDASHPLLRRLAQRAPGTYNHSINVASIAEAAADSIGANGLLVRVGAYFHDIGKMFKPEYFIENQSAGVNQHDSLQPAMSTLVIIAHVKDGADLARSHHLPEPIIDFILQHHGTTLVEYFYREAARRSEEDPNGESVSDKDFRYPGPKPQTLEAAVMMLADTVESASRTLVDPTPSRIQNLVDAIAQKKMSDGQFDECGLTFLQLDRIRRSLVKSLTAIYHARVKYPGQQSA from the coding sequence ATGAGTGGCACAACCAAACCTCGAAATAAGCAAGAGCGAATTGACTCGCTCGGCATTCAAAAACCGCGACTGGTCCAGTGGTGGCAGGACGCCGATAAAGCGGACGTGCTTAGCCGCATTGGCATTGCTGTTACTGCAGCCATCGCATTGCTGGTGCTTTGTCAAACATGGGCACCCCAGTTCGCGTATCGACTAGGCGCTATCCCGGCGCGTGATCTGGTCAGCCGAGTTACCTTCGACGTTCCCAATCTCGAGGAAACCAAAGCGCTGCAGAATACAAAACGCCGTGAGGTGTTGGCTTTCTATCGCAACCGCAGCGAGCCAATCAAACAAATCAAAGCTGCATTAAAGGATCAACTTTTCAAGGTCCTCGGCGCACCTTCGTTTGACCAGATGACCGAGGAAGAACGCCTTGCGTTTGCGCAGTTCTACGAGGGTGACGAAGCAGACGACGCGGATTCCCCTGCCAAACGGTTTTCTGTTCTGAAGTCCGTCCTCGCCGAAGATCCCGAGCTCAAGAAATTGCAAGACGCACTTCGCGTGGCAATGGAAGAGAACGAACGCAAGGGTTTGCTACAAGCGCTGCAGCATCAGCAAGAACAAGGTCGTCAGGACATGATCCGTGTGTACGAAGCGCACACGCCTGATGAATCGCTTCCCGTCGAGACCAGTGACGTTCGTATTGCTCAAGCGAGCATTGAGTTCGTGAAGCGACTGCGAGAACAATTCCGTACAAGGTACCCCGAAGAGGGCGGCCAGAAGGTTGCTGAGATGATCAGCTCGTGGATCGTGCAGCGATTGCCCGAGTATCCCACACTGCAGTACGACGACGAAAAAAGCGAAAAGGCTCGGCAAGCCGCTGCCGATGCTGTTGATCCGGTCATGACAGCCTATCGTCATGGTGAATCGCAATTGGCCGAAGCAGGAGTACCGCTGACGAACGTCGAGATCGGCTTGCTGAAGCGGGAATGGTCGGAACTGATCGGGCAGATGCGATGGACGGATAAGCTTTCCCGCATGGCGGCCTACGGCGGAATGATTGCTGCTCTGTATTTGTTGTGTGCAAGCTATATCTTCTTTGTCGACGACCGTTCGCTGTTGCTGAGCCGTTGGAAGCTCGCCAAATTGCTGATCGTCGTTGTCTCTGCGATCAGCCTCGGATATTGGGTATCGGGAGATCGTTGGCGAGCTGAGTTGATCCCGCTTGTGATGGCATCCATATTGATGTCGGTGGTGTATGGTCGCGAATTGGCGTTGCTGCTGATGGCGGCTGCTTGCTTGTCCTTGACGTTGTTTCTTGGTTTGGATCTTGCCGAGTTGGTCATGATGGCGGCCGCTTGCACCAGTTGCATCTTGCTGCTGGGGCGAATTCGAACGCGGACTCACTTGCTGTACGTTGGCGGTGTTTCAGCGGTTATCACCTTATTCACCGTAATTGGCGTCGGGATCGTTACCGGGCAAACGCTTTCCGCCGGTGCCCCGGGGCCGGACATTGAACCGGTCTATCGAGGCCCTATCTTCGATATGGTTGTGTGGGGACTTGTCCGAGAAGCGTTCCGTGCCGGCGGCTTCATTCTGATTTCCGCCGCTGCTATGACACCGCTGCTGCCGTTAGTGGAAAAAGGGTTCGGCGTTCAGACGGATCTAAGTTTGTTGGAACTGGGCGACGCCAGCCACCCGCTGCTGCGAAGACTCGCTCAGCGAGCTCCCGGAACGTACAACCACTCCATCAATGTTGCCTCAATCGCCGAAGCAGCCGCCGATTCGATTGGCGCAAACGGGCTCTTGGTTCGAGTGGGAGCGTACTTTCATGACATCGGAAAGATGTTTAAACCGGAGTACTTCATCGAGAACCAATCCGCGGGCGTGAACCAACACGATTCGCTTCAACCGGCCATGAGCACACTCGTCATCATCGCTCATGTGAAAGATGGTGCCGACCTCGCCCGAAGTCACCACCTGCCCGAGCCGATCATCGACTTCATTCTTCAGCACCATGGAACGACGCTGGTTGAGTATTTCTACCGCGAAGCAGCTCGCCGCAGTGAAGAAGACCCCAACGGCGAATCGGTCAGCGACAAGGATTTCCGCTATCCTGGTCCTAAACCGCAAACGCTCGAAGCCGCGGTGATGATGCTCGCCGATACCGTCGAAAGTGCGTCTCGGACACTGGTGGATCCAACGCCATCACGTATCCAAAACTTGGTCGATGCCATCGCACAGAAGAAAATGAGTGACGGACAATTCGATGAATGTGGTCTTACGTTCTTGCAACTCGATCGAATTCGACGAAGCTTAGTCAAATCCTTGACTGCGATCTATCACGCTCGCGTTAAGTATCCCGGTCAACAATCCGCTTAA
- a CDS encoding phosphatidate cytidylyltransferase, with product MPPTFLRTLVLLRDRLRTSAVLISLVAALLYLDGNYSIVGAEGLWLLPLLLFFSLGSAWDIVSMIRNSAGANDSAYPSTPPRTRVLFLTCLVTLSATVPLLWPLFDAAYPQNCPVGELGWIVVAGIMAIFLGLMAEMRCYEAAGRGALQRVLLSSFVVGYVGLPFALMVSLRSLGDGNWGLAALLTMIAVTKSADAGAYFAGKSFGKRKLIPNLSPGKTWEGLIGGIITATVVAFGCLLWLFPAIANSAAGPVLETSIPGVNQPWLGALLLGPLLAIAGLVGDLAESMIKRDSGAKDSGTWLPGLGGVWDVTDSLIAAVLPAYLCFAAGVGLG from the coding sequence TTGCCCCCGACATTTCTAAGGACGCTTGTTTTGCTGCGTGACCGACTTCGAACTTCTGCCGTCTTGATCAGCCTCGTCGCTGCGCTGTTGTATCTCGATGGAAACTATTCGATCGTGGGTGCTGAAGGTCTTTGGTTGCTTCCGTTGCTGTTGTTCTTTTCCTTAGGCAGCGCATGGGACATCGTTTCAATGATTCGCAACAGTGCGGGTGCCAACGATTCGGCTTATCCCTCAACACCACCTCGCACCCGAGTACTGTTTCTTACGTGCCTAGTGACGCTCTCCGCTACCGTTCCCTTGCTGTGGCCGCTTTTCGACGCTGCGTATCCTCAGAACTGTCCGGTCGGTGAATTAGGTTGGATTGTGGTTGCGGGGATCATGGCAATCTTCTTGGGGCTGATGGCAGAGATGCGATGCTACGAAGCGGCCGGTCGAGGTGCGTTGCAGCGGGTATTGTTGTCGTCCTTCGTGGTCGGTTACGTCGGATTGCCGTTTGCCTTGATGGTTTCGTTGCGTTCGCTTGGTGATGGGAACTGGGGTTTGGCGGCGTTGCTAACCATGATCGCGGTCACGAAGTCGGCCGACGCGGGAGCCTACTTTGCAGGCAAGTCCTTTGGGAAGCGAAAGCTAATTCCCAACTTGAGTCCTGGTAAAACCTGGGAGGGCCTCATCGGCGGCATCATTACCGCTACGGTCGTCGCATTCGGTTGTTTGCTTTGGCTTTTTCCAGCCATCGCGAATTCCGCAGCAGGCCCTGTTTTGGAAACATCGATCCCCGGCGTGAACCAACCTTGGTTGGGGGCTCTCTTGTTGGGACCGTTGCTAGCGATTGCTGGTTTGGTCGGTGATTTAGCAGAATCCATGATCAAACGTGACAGCGGCGCAAAAGATAGCGGTACCTGGTTGCCCGGTCTGGGCGGCGTTTGGGACGTGACGGATTCTCTTATTGCAGCGGTTTTACCTGCCTATTTGTGCTTCGCGGCGGGGGTGGGACTGGGCTAA
- a CDS encoding adenylate kinase encodes MRIVFIGPPGSGKGTQCRRLSKHLGVPHLSTGEMLRWKRDNTHDGPMVAGFIDGGNLAPDQFVMSMVSCRISESDCRSGYLLDGFPRTVVQAELFDTHLDQRNGQLDHVFQLVASDDELIRRMIRRSELEGRVDDTPETIANRLSVYQARTRPVIDYYADRGLIRPIDAMQSAETVFANLLAMIETNE; translated from the coding sequence ATGCGTATCGTTTTCATCGGGCCACCAGGTTCAGGCAAAGGCACCCAGTGTCGTCGATTGTCAAAACATCTAGGTGTCCCGCACCTATCGACCGGCGAGATGCTGAGGTGGAAACGAGACAATACCCATGACGGCCCGATGGTCGCGGGTTTCATCGACGGCGGCAATCTTGCACCCGATCAATTCGTCATGAGTATGGTTTCGTGTCGAATCAGTGAATCGGACTGCAGATCAGGATACTTGCTCGATGGTTTTCCACGAACCGTTGTGCAGGCTGAACTGTTTGACACCCATTTAGATCAGCGGAATGGCCAGCTTGACCATGTTTTCCAGTTGGTTGCCAGTGACGATGAACTGATCCGCCGGATGATACGGCGATCGGAACTCGAAGGCCGAGTTGATGACACGCCTGAAACGATCGCCAATCGCTTGAGCGTGTACCAGGCCCGAACACGGCCGGTGATTGATTACTACGCCGACCGAGGACTCATCCGCCCAATTGATGCGATGCAATCGGCGGAAACGGTGTTCGCAAACTTGCTGGCAATGATCGAGACTAATGAGTAA